In the Borreliella spielmanii genome, one interval contains:
- a CDS encoding DUF226 domain-containing protein, with translation MGNLLKTTKTEEQNFKFDKKNIFLMKEQKKDRNIYHTKILKDIYKVVNDKKHRCMVFFKKLLNESEIQKLYLYPIQEGDKFLGIFYGYRKPIRNILVHYELDGVKKAYTFSKTYYIEFRFKTGSVFCYLRGLFRLLKKEKMDTPYNKALVNKFLNLEKHVYKFYNKKYSDEGLIIKWILKNLKQ, from the coding sequence GTGGGGAATTTATTAAAAACTACAAAAACAGAAGAACAAAATTTTAAATTTGATAAAAAAAATATTTTTCTAATGAAAGAACAAAAAAAGGATAGAAATATTTATCATACAAAAATACTAAAGGACATTTATAAAGTAGTAAATGATAAAAAACACCGGTGTATGGTTTTTTTTAAAAAATTATTAAATGAATCAGAAATTCAAAAGCTTTATCTATATCCTATACAAGAGGGGGATAAATTTTTAGGGATTTTTTATGGTTATAGAAAACCAATAAGAAATATTCTTGTACATTATGAATTAGACGGAGTTAAAAAAGCATATACATTTTCAAAAACATATTACATAGAATTTAGATTTAAAACCGGCAGTGTTTTTTGCTATTTAAGAGGATTATTTCGTTTATTAAAAAAAGAAAAGATGGATACACCTTATAATAAAGCACTTGTGAATAAATTTTTAAATTTGGAAAAACATGTATATAAATTTTACAATAAAAAATATTCTGATGAAGGACTAATTATTAAATGGATTTTAAAAAATTTAAAACAATAA